One Camelina sativa cultivar DH55 chromosome 3, Cs, whole genome shotgun sequence genomic window carries:
- the LOC104778261 gene encoding UBP1-associated protein 2C-like codes for MDMLKKRKLDENGIAMINEGVIGAVSSRLMPHDARKIIERFSTDQLLDILQEAVVRHPDILEIVRSTADSDISQRKLFIRGLAAETTTEGLRSLFTNYGDLEEAIVILDKVTAKSKGYGFVTFKHVDGALLALKEPSKKIDGRVTVTQLAAAGNQGTTNSHVTDISMRKIYVANVPFDMPADRLLNQFLAYGDIEEGPLGFDKITGKSRGFALFVYKTAEGAQAALAEPMKVVDGKNLQCKLAIDGKKGKPPGQDGGAGHGHGHGHGRGHGHGHGHGDGMGMVPPSGPYGAATGGHGGPAGLGAYGGYSGGAPHHMNSTPSSVGVATAGGYGGAYGGHYSAYGGAGTGAYGGLGAGSMGVSGGAYGPGSGSGAYRMPPSSMSGGGYPESGHYGHSSASAYPGQHQPVGSSPVPRVSLGAMYPNVPPNY; via the coding sequence ATGGATATGTTGAAGAAGCGAAAGCTCGATGAGAATGGGATCGCGATGATAAACGAAGGTGTCATCGGCGCCGTTTCGTCTCGATTGATGCCACATGACGCTAGGAAGATTATCGAGCGGTTCTCTACTGATCAGCTTCTCGATATCTTGCAAGAAGCTGTTGTACGGCATCCAGATATCCTCGAGATCGTTAGATCGACCGCAGATTCCGATATCTCTCAGAGGAAGCTCTTCATCCGTGGACTCGCGGCGGAGACGACGACGGAAGGTCTTCGTTCTCTTTTCACCAATTACGGAGATCTTGAGGAAGCTATCGTGATTCTCGATAAGGTTACTGCTAAATCTAAAGGGTATGGTTTCGTGACTTTTAAACATGTTGATGGAGCTCTGCTTGCTTTGAAAGAGCCGTCTAAGAAGATTGATGGGCGCGTTACGGTTACGCAGCTCGCGGCGGCTGGGAATCAAGGTACGACGAACTCACATGTTACGGATATATCCATGAGGAAGATTTATGTGGCGAATGTTCCGTTTGATATGCCGGCGGATAGGTTGTTGAATCAGTTTTTGGCTTATGGGGATATCGAGGAAGGTCCTTTGGGTTTTGACAAGATTACTGGTAAATCAAGGGGTTTTGCGTTGTTTGTTTATAAGACTGCTGAAGGTGCTCAGGCTGCTCTTGCTGAACCTATGAAGGTGGTTGATGGTAAGAATTTGCAGTGTAAGTTGGCTATTGACGGTAAGAAAGGAAAGCCACCAGGTCAAGACGGTGGTGCTGGTCACGGTCATGGTCACGGTCACGGTCGCGGTCACGGTCACGGTCACGGTCATGGTGATGGAATGGGTATGGTTCCTCCTTCTGGACCTTATGGCGCAGCTACTGGTGGTCACGGTGGACCTGCTGGGTTGGGTGCTTATGGTGGGTATTCAGGAGGAGCACCGCATCACATGAATTCCACACCATCATCAGTGGGTGTTGCTACTGCTGGTGGCTATGGAGGTGCATACGGTGGTCATTACAGTGCATACGGTGGTGCAGGAACTGGTGCTTATGGTGGTCTTGGTGCAGGATCAATGGGTGTTTCCGGTGGTGCTTATGGGCCTGGTTCTGGAAGTGGGGCGTATAGAATGCCACCCAGTTCGATGTCTGGTGGTGGTTATCCAGAGAGTGGGCACTATGGACATTCATCAGCTTCAGCATATCCTGGACAGCATCAGCCTGTTGGTTCCTCTCCGGTGCCAAGAGTTTCTCTTGGAGCTATGTACCCAAATGTTCCACCAAATTACTGA
- the LOC104778263 gene encoding transcription initiation factor TFIID subunit 3-like, with protein MSLHIGVSMEMRYPFQSIRAPIRCACSIYWNLKEPFSLRISNSLASLNSIRGLELKSVGSSLCNVFEIHSKEVNPSFFEVKAMDKDTEADSDMKVIKEEERRRKIGLANKGKVPWNKGRKHTEDTRRRIKQRTIEALRNPKVRKKMSDHQQPHSDETKEKIRASVKQVWAERSRSKRLKEKFASLWSENIAEAARKGGSGEVELVWDSYERIKQEFLSEQLQLAEEKARAKEQTKMIAKQAAQARTEKMRRAAESKKEREEKDRREGKIRKPRQKRESPTVASRSKLKKRLTKIRKKKASLGKIAVGTDRVVSVAAKLEKLDLELIRKERTRGDISLADQIQAAKNQRGNDVLSRFGLFFAISSMEFD; from the exons ATGTCGCTGCATAT AGGGGTATCGATGGAGATGAGATACCCATTTCAATCGATTCGTGCTCCAATCCGATGCGCTTGTTCGATTTATTGGAATCTGAAAGAACCTTTCAGTTTGAGAATATCCAATTCACTTGCTTCTTTGAATTCAATTAGAGGATTGGAGTTGAAATCTGTAGGGTCATCATTGTGCAATGTGTTTGAGATTCATAGCAAAGAAGTCAATCCAAGTTTTTTTGAGGTGAAGGCTATGGATAAAGATACTGAAGCTGATAGTGATATGAAGGTTATTAAAGAAGAggaaaggagaaggaagattggaTTAGCAAATAAAGGAAAGGTTCCATGGAACAAAGGAAGGAAACACACTGAAG ATACTCGAAGACGAATCAAGCAGAGAACAATCGAAGCTTTGAGAAATCCCAAG GTTCGGAAGAAGATGTCTGACCATCAACAACCACACAG TGATGAAACCAAGGAGAAGATAAGAGCTTCAGTGAAACAAGTTTGGGCAGAACGGTCAAGATCTAAGCGATTAAAGGAGAAGTTTGCGTCATTATGGTCAGAAAACATTGCAGAAGCTGCAAGGAAAGGAGGAAGTGGTGAAGTAGAACTCGTGTGGGACAGTTACgaaagaataaaacaagagTTTTTATCTGAGCAGCTTCAGTTAGCTGAAGAGAAAGCAAGAGCAAAGGAACAAACCAAGATGATAGCAAAACAAGCTGCACAAGCCAGGACTGAGAAGATGAGGAGAGCTGCAGAAAGTAAGAAAGAACGTGAAGAGAAAGACCGACGAGAAGGAAAGATTCGAAAGCCAAGGCAGAAAAGGGAGAGTCCAACCGTTGCTTCACGTTCTAAACTGAAGAAGAGACtaacaaag ATTCGGAAGAAGAAAGCAAGTCTTGGTAAAATCGCTGTTGGAACGGATAGGGTAGTTTCTGTTGCAGCTAAACTGGAGAAACTGGACTTGGAACTGATAAGGAAAGAGAGAACAAGAGGAGATATCTCACTTGCTGATCAGATCCAAGCTGCCAAGAACCAACGAGGAAATGATGTTTTATCGAgatttggtcttttttttgCCATTAGTTCAATGGAATTTGATTGA
- the LOC104779345 gene encoding agamous-like MADS-box protein AGL97: MVKKGGMKRKIAIKKIIKKSSQGPICVKRRNGLFSKAAQLCLLSGAQVAVLATPSSSESNVSFNSFGHSTVDGVVSAFLSGQRPVPVPNPEDDKAMREDVGICLTRKNLGLGFWWNNERLIRSENPREISDAIDSMWTLLGNLKELRADEASFVNDHEDLKKNNEKSGFILERATQEPDQTLNHLQSICTTSPIIPDVIDDQSTSPDDDSLIAVFIDDLPADTTEEQDQIFSLCESFCITDNNNNNSITEVNLDFDQELGIDQLIDYDTNFESSLDEWYTHQEIVLNLDQCFPYIDQLN, from the coding sequence atggtgaagaaaggaggaatgaagaggaagatagcGATTAAGAAGATCATAAAGAAGAGCTCTCAAGGACCTATATGTGTCAAACGTCGTAACGGACTCTTCAGTAAAGCCGCTCAGCTTTGTCTCCTCTCCGGTGCACAAGTCGCTGTCTTAGCTActccttcttcatctgaatcCAACGTCTCCTTCAACTCCTTCGGTCACTCCACCGTAGATGGTGTTGTCTCTGCTTTTCTCTCGGGACAACGTCCTGTTCCCGTTCCTAATCCTGAGGATGACAAAGCGATGAGGGAGGACGTTGGTATCTGCTTGACTCGTAAGAACTTAGGGTTAGGTTTTTGGTGGAACAACGAGAGGCTTATCAGATCGGAGAATCCGCGAGAGATTAGTGACGCAATTGATTCCATGTGGACGTTGTTGGGTAATCTCAAGGAATTGCGTGCGGATGAAGCTTCTTTCGTTAATGATCATGAGGACCTGAAGAAGAACAACGAGAAGAGCGGTTTTATCTTAGAACGCGCAACTCAAGAGCCggatcaaaccctaaatcatctTCAATCTATTTGTACTACATCTCCGATCATCCCTGATGTTATCGATGATCAGTCCACTTCTCCAGATGATGATTCTCTCATAGCAGTCTTCATTGATGATCTACCTGCAGATACAACTGAAGAACAAGATCAGATCTTCTCGCTTTGTGAAAGCTTCTGCATTacggacaacaacaacaacaactctatTACTGAAGTAAACTTGGATTTCGATCAAGAGCTGGGTATTGATCAACTCATTGATTACGATACTAATTTTGAAAGCTCCCTCGATGAATGGTACACTCATCAGGAAATTGTTTTGAACCTCGATCAGTGTTTTCCATATATCGATCAGCTAAATTGA
- the LOC104778265 gene encoding ABC transporter G family member 10 → MELPVKAPIPGGRKISYRLETNNLSYRLGGNTPKFSNLCGFLSEKEEKVILKDVSCDARSAEITAIAGPSGAGKTTLLEILAGKVSHGKVSGQVLVNGRPMDGPEYRRVSGFVPQEDALFPFLTVQETLMYSALLRLKTKKKDAAAKVKRLIQELGLERVADSRIGQGTRSGISGGERRRVSIGVELVHDPNVILIDEPTSGLDSASALQVVMLLKDMTVKQGKTIVLTIHQPGFRILEQIDRIVLLSNGVVVQNGSVNSLHQKIKFSGHQIPRRVNVLEYAIDIAGSLEPIRTQSCREISCYGHSKTWKSCYINAGEFQQSDSHSNSVLDEVQILGQRSCKNIFRTKQLFTTRALQASIAGLILGSIYLNVGNQKQEAKVLRTGFFAFTLTFLLSSTTEGLPIFLQDRRILMRETSRRAYRVLSYVLADTLIFIPFLLIISMLFATPVYWLVGLRRELDGFFYFSLVIWIVLLMSNSFVACFSALVPNFIMGTSVISGLMGSFFLFSGYFIAKERIPVYWGFMHYLSLFKYPFECLMINEYRGDVFLIQQDLKESQKWSNLGVMASFIIGYRVLGFFILWYRCYRTRS, encoded by the coding sequence aTGGAATTACCGGTGAAAGCTCCTATTCCCGGTGGCCGGAAAATCTCATATAGGCTAGAAACCAATAATCTATCATATCGATTAGGTGGAAACACTCCAAAGTTTTCTAATTTATGTGGTTTCTTGAgtgagaaggaagaaaaagttATCTTGAAGGATGTTTCTTGTGATGCAAGATCCGCAGAGATCACTGCCATCGCCGGTCCTAGTGGGGCTGGAAAAACCACGTTGCTAGAGATTCTCGCTGGAAAAGTTTCTCATGGGAAAGTTTCAGGGCAGGTGCTTGTTAATGGTAGGCCTATGGATGGTCCCGAGTACAGGAGGGTTTCAGGGTTTGTGCCACAAGAAGATGCTCTGTTTCCGTTTCTTACGGTGCAAGAAACACTGATGTACAGTGCGCTCCTAAGGCTGAAGACTAAGAAGAAAGATGCAGCTGCAAAGGTGAAGAGGCTGATTCAAGAACTTGGTCTTGAACGTGTTGCGGATTCAAGGATCGGTCAAGGAACACGATCTGGAATCTCTgggggagagagaagaagggttTCTATTGGAGTTGAACTTGTTCATGATCCAAATGTTATATTGATCGATGAGCCAACCTCTGGTTTGGATTCAGCGTCCGCTCTTCAAGTTGTGATGCTTCTCAAAGATATGACGGTTAAACAAGGAAAAACCATTGTTCTGACGATTCACCAGCCTGGTTTTCGCATACTTGAGCAGATAGACCGGATAGTGTTGCTCTCTAATGGGGTGGTTGTTCAAAACGGATCGGTTAATAGCCTTCATCAGAAGATTAAGTTCTCCGGTCACCAGATACCTCGGCGTGTAAATGTCTTGGAGTATGCAATTGATATTGCAGGGAGTCTTGAACCGATCAGAACACAGAGTTGCAGAGAAATCTCATGTTATGGTCATAGCAAAACATGGAAGAGCTGCTACATTAATGCGGGAGAGTTTCAACAATCTGATTCTCACAGCAACTCAGTGTTAGACGAAGTGCAGATACTTGGGCAAAGATCTTGCAAAAACATCTTCAGAACCAAGCAATTGTTCACAACCAGAGCTCTACAAGCCTCCATTGCGGGTCTTATACTCGGTTCAATTTACTTGAACGTGGGAAATCAAAAGCAAGAAGCGAAAGTCTTGCGAACCGGGTTCTTCGCATTTACCCTCACTTTCTTGCTATCTTCTACAACAGAGGGACTTCCAATTTTCTTGCAAGACCGGAGAATCCTAATGAGAGAGACATCGAGAAGAGCTTACAGAGTTTTGTCTTATGTTTTAGCAGATACCCTCATCTTCATTCCCTTCCTGTTGATCATAAGCATGCTCTTTGCTACTCCGGTTTATTGGCTGGTTGGTCTCAGAAGAGAGCTAGACGGGTTCTTCTACTTCTCATTGGTGATATGGATTGTTCTTCTGATGTCAAACTCTTTTGTTGCATGTTTCAGTGCTCTTGTCCCAAACTTCATAATGGGGACATCAGTAATCTCAGGTCTCATGGgatctttcttcctcttttctggGTATTTCATCGCGAAGGAGAGGATCCCGGTTTACTGGGGGTTCATGCATTATCTCAGCCTCTTCAAGTATCCATTTGAATGCCTGATGATCAACGAGTATCGAGGAGACGTGTTCTTAATACAACAAGACCTCAAGGAGTCTCAGAAATGGAGCAATCTTGGTGTCATGGCAAGTTTCATCATCGGGTACAGAGTCCTTGGATTCTTCATCTTATGGTACAGATGTTACAGAACAAGAAGCTAG
- the LOC104778264 gene encoding protein DJ-1 homolog B, producing MASSLLCHHRYFNPITVTPFTSTNKLRHSSSSESSRRTSLRINRRSFSISATMASSTTKKVLIPVAHGTEPFEAVVMIDVLRRGGADVTVASVENQVGVDACHGIKMVADTLLSEITDSVFDLIMLPGGLPGGETLKNCKPLENMVKKQDTDGRLNAAICCAPALALGTWGLLEGKKATCYPVFMEKLATCATAVESRVEIDGKIVTSRGPGTTMEFSVTLVEQLLGKEKAVEVSGPLVMRPNPGDEYTITELNQVNWSFDGTPQILVPIANGSEEMEAVAIIDVLRRAKANVVVAALGNSLEVVASRKVELVADVLLDEAERNSYDLIVLPGGLGGAEAFASSEKLVSMLKKQAESNKPYGAICASPALVFEPHGLLKGKKATAFPAMCSKLSDQSHIEHRVLVDGNLITSRGPGTSLEFALAIVEKFYGREKGLQLAKATLV from the exons atGGCGTCGTCGTTGTTGTGTCATCATCGCTATTTTAATCCAATCACTGTCACTCCCTTTACTAGCACTAATAAACTCCGTCACTCCTCTTCTTCTGAATCTTCCAGACGAACCTCTCTTCGTATAAATCGACGATCCTTCTCTATCTCTGCAACTATGGCTTCATCTACTACTAAGAAG GTTTTGATTCCCGTTGCGCATGGTACGGAGCCGTTTGAAGCGGTGGTGATGATCGATGTCCTGCGGCGAGGCGGGGCGGATGTAACGGTGGCGTCCGTGGAGAATCAGGTCGGGGTTGACGCATGCCATGGCATCAAGATGGTCGCCGATACTCTTCTCTCTGAGATTACTGACTCCGTTTTCGACCTTATTATGCTCCCG GGAGGACTTCCCGGTGGTGAGACTCTTAAGAACTGTAAACCTTTAGAGAATATGGTGAAGAAACAAGATACTGATGGACGACTTAACGCTGCTATCTGTTGTGCGCCTGCATTGGCACTTGGTACTTGGGGTCTATTAGAGGGTAAAAAG GCAACATGTTATCCGGTTTTTATGGAGAAACTAGCAACTTGTGCAACAGCTGTTGAGTCAAGAGTTGAAATTGATGGGAAGATAGTGACCAGTAGAGGCCCTGGAACCACCATGGAGTTCTCTGTCACGCTTGTGGAGCAACTTCTTGGGAAAGAGAAAGCTGTTGAAGTCTCAGGCCCCTTG GTGATGCGTCCCAACCCTGGTGATGAGTATACTATTACTGAGCTTAACCAAGTCAACTGGTCATTTGACGGTACCCCACAG ATTCTTGTACCCATTGCAAATGGCTCGGAAGAAATGGAAGCTGTTGCTATCATTGATGTCCTGAGGCGGGCAAAAGCAAATGTCGTCGTTGCTGCACTTGGTAACAGTTTGGAAGTGGTCGCATCTCGTAAAGTCGAGTTAGTGGCAGACGTACTTCTCGATGAGGCTGAAAGGAATTCCTACGATCTGATTGTGTTACCT GGTGGTCTCGGTGGTGCTGAAGCATTTGCAAGTTCGGAGAAGCTAGTGAGTATGTTAAAGAAGCAGGCGGAATCAAACAAACCATATGGAGCAATTTGTGCTTCTCCTGCTCTCGTGTTTGAGCCACATGGTTTACTCAAG GGTAAGAAGGCAACGGCGTTCCCAGCAATGTGCAGCAAACTGTCGGACCAGAGTCACATCGAGCATAGAGTCTTGGTTGACGGCAATCTCATAACAAGCAGGGGTCCAGGAACCTCATTGGAGTTTGCACTTGCAATTGTAGAAAAGTTTTACGGGCGCGAGAAAGGACTTCAGCTCGCAAAGGCAACACTTGTGTAA
- the LOC104778266 gene encoding probable beta-1,3-galactosyltransferase 14 yields MHSPRKLFHARSSLATRRSTALVVLTSLAIGIAGFTFGLAVILLPGLRLTGRNCLTNTPPKTVRVVWDVTGNSNNGDVGGGGEGKRHKVMGFVGIQTGFGSAGRRRSLRKTWMPSDPEGLRRLEESTGLAIRFMIGKTKNEEKMAELRREIAEYDDFVLLDIEEEYSKLPYKTLAFFKAAYALYDSEFYVKADDDIYLRPDRLSLLLAKERSHSQTYLGCLKKGPVFTDPKLKWYEPLSHLLGKEYFLHAYGPIYALSADVVASLVALKNNSFRMFNNEDVTIGAWMLAMNVNHENHHVLCEPECSPSSVAVWDIPKCSGLCNPEKRLLELHKQESCSKSPTLPSDDE; encoded by the exons ATGCATTCTCCTCGTAAGTTATTCCACGCGCGTTCATCACTCGCCACGCGCCGATCAACGGCTCTCGTCGTATTAACTTCCCTAGCTATCGGAATCGCCGGTTTCACGTTTGGACTCGCGGTGATTCTTTTACCCGGCCTCCGATTAACCGGGCGTAATTGCTTGACGAACACTCCTCCGAAGACTGTGCGAGTCGTTTGGGACGTCACCGGAAACAGTAATAATGGCGAcgttggtggtggtggcgaaGGGAAGAGGCATAAGGTTATGGGATTCGTTGGTATTCAAACCGGATTCGGATCTGCTGGCCGGAGACGATCACTTAGGAAGACTTGGATGCCGTCAGATCCCGAAGGACTTCGACG CTTGGAAGAATCTACGGGATTAGCCATCAGGTTTATGATAGGGAAAACGAAGAACGAGGAGAAAATGGCTGAGCTTAGAAGGGAAATCGCAGAGTATGATGACTTTGTACTGCTAGATATCGAAGAGGAGTACAGTAAGCTCCCTTACAAAAC TTTGGCGTTCTTCAAAGCTGCATACGCGCTTTATGATTCTGAGTTCTATGTCAAAGCTGACGATGATATATACTTGAGGCCAGATAGACTCTCTCTGCTATTGGCTAAAGAGCGGAGTCACTCTCAGACGTACCTGGGATGCTTGAAAAAGGGTCCGGTTTTCACAGATCCTAAGCTTAAATG GTATGAACCATTGTCTCATCTTCTGGGAAAAGAGTACTTTCTTCATGCTTATGGTCCGATCTATGCTCTCTCTGCCGATGTGGTAGCAAGTTTGGTTGCCCTCAAGAACAACAG TTTCAGGATGTTTAACAACGAGGACGTAACAATAGGTGCGTGGATGCTGGCAATGAATGTCAACCACGAGAACCATCACGTCCTTTGCGAACCAGAATGCTCGCCTTCCTCTGTTGCTGTTTGGGACATCCCTAAATGCTCAG GTCTGTGTAACCCAGAGAAAAGGTTGTTGGAACTTCACAAGCAAGAAAGCTGCTCGAAAAGCCCGACTTTGCCATCAGATGATGAATGA
- the LOC104778267 gene encoding TPR repeat-containing thioredoxin TTL1 translates to MPKSVKPIPESDKLADHLRDSSLTSDINKPDFRELDLGSPVSPLRSQPRGLNNTTTTTTSSSSSSSSGSVTGRVRNGPGVIGRSNSARSQSGSSSGGNNLRPTQSRSDSATSSSSHSQQPLISSATSPATTSPAANVLPTENICPSGKIQITGMTQSRSRSDVLGSGTGTYGHGSIMRGGGSIVSPAKPIAGGGGSPTTSPVIVGSSNRSSPVAAESLWKKAILGSDAEEVKRVGNEMYRKGLFNEALKLYDRAIALSPTSAAYRSNRAAALTGLSRIGEAVKECEDAVRSDPNYARAHHRLALLLIRLGQVNSARKHLCIQGRPSDPMELQKLEAVEKHMAKCVDARRLSDWKKVLTEVDAAIVSGADLSPQLFMCKVEAFLKLHRLDDAQSKLLEAPRVEPFPVSCSQTQFSGMACEAYTYFVKAQIEMSLGRFENAVIAAEKASQIDPRCNEVAMLHNTVTLVARARARGNDLYKSERYTEASSAYAEGLRLDPCNAVLYCNRAACWFKLGMWARSIEDCNQALRYQPRYTKPLLRRAASNSKMERWGAAVSDYEALIRELPHDKEVAESLFHAQVALKKSRGEEVLNMEFGGEVEEIFSREQFKAAMNLPGVSVIHFSTASDHQCKQISPFVDSLCTRYPSIHFMKVDIDKCSSIGNAENVRVVPTVKIYKNGSRVKEIVCPSREVLEYSVRHYSS, encoded by the exons atgccAAAGTCAGTTAAACCCATTCCTGAATCTGACAAACTCGCCGATCATCTCCGTGATTCATCACTCACCTCCGATATCAACAAACCTGACTTCCGTGAATTAGATCTCGGTTCACCGGTTTCTCCGCTTCGTTCTCAGCCACGTGGACTCAACAACACCACCACTACCACAACTAGTAGTAGCAGTTCTAGCTCCTCCGGATCTGTTACGGGTCGGGTTCGGAATGGTCCGGGTGTTATCGGGAGATCTAATTCGGCTCGTAGTCAATCTGGTTCGTCTAGTGGTGGGAATAATCTAAGACCGACTCAATCTAGATCGGACTctgctacttcttcttcttcccattcaCAACAACCACTCATCTCCTCTGCTACTTCTCCGGCCACCACGTCTCCGGCGGCGAATGTACTTCCTACCGAAAACATTTGTCCTTCCGGGAAGATCCAAATCACTGGAATGACTCAAAGCCGTTCGAGAAGCGATGTTCTTGGATCTGGTACTGGAACTTACGGACATGGGAGCATAATGCGAGGTGGAGGAAGCATTGTATCTCCGGCGAAACCTATtgccggaggaggaggatctcCTACGACTTCGCCGGTCATTGTCGGCAGCTCTAACAGAAGTAGTCCTGTTGCAGCGGAGAGTTTATGGAAGAAAGCAATTTTAGGTTCGGATGCAGAGGAAGTGAAGAGAGTAGGGAATGAAATGTATAGGAAAGGTTTGTTTAATGAGGCTTTGAAGTTGTATGATAGAGCGATAGCTTTGTCACCGACAAGCGCAGCTTACCGGAGTAACCGAGCTGCGGCGTTGACTGGTTTGTCTCGAATTGGTGAAGCTGTTAAGGAATGTGAAGATGCTGTTAGATCGGATCCTAACTATGCTAGAGCTCATCACCGTTTGGCCTTATTGCTTATTAG ATTAGGTCAGGTTAATAGTGCAAGGAAGCATCTTTGTATTCAAGGGAGACCATCAGATCCCATGGAGTTGCAGAAGCTTGAAGCAGTGGAGAAACATATGGCCAAATGCGTAGATGCGCGAAGACTTAGTGACTGGAAAAAAGTTTTGACGGAAGTAGATGCTGCCATTGTCTCTGGAGCCGATTTGTCTCCTCAA CTATTTATGTGTAAAGTAGAAGCATTCTTGAAACTTCACCGGCTTGATGATGCTCAATCAAAGCTGTTAGAAGCTCCTAGAGTAGAGCCGTTCCCCGTATCTTGCTCGCAGACTCAGTTTTCTGGTATGGCTTGTGAAGCGTATACATATTTTGTCAAAGCTCAAATCGAAATGTCTTTAGGAAG GTTTGAAAATGCAGTTATAGCTGCTGAGAAAGCTAGCCAAATCGATCCACGATGCAACGAAGTTGCTATGTTACACAATACTGTTACCTTGGTTGCTAGGGCTCGTGCTCGCGGTAACGATCTCTATAAATCAGAGAGATACACGGAAGCTAGCTCAGCTTATGCAGAAGGCCTTAGGCTTGATCCATGCAACGCTGTTTTATATTGTAACCGGGCAGCTTGTTGGTTTAAACTTGGTATGTGGGCACGCTCAATTGAAGATTGTAACCAAGCGCTTCGTTATCAACCAAGATATACAAAGCCTCTTCTTCGAAGGGCTGCTTCAAATAGCAAG ATGGAAAGATGGGGAGCTGCAGTGAGTGATTACGAGGCCTTGATAAGAGAACTACCTCATGACAAGGAAGTTGCTGAATCTTTATTTCATGCTCAAGTGGCATTGAAGAAATCCCGTGGAGAAGAAGTTTTAAATATGGAATTCGGTGGTGAAGTTGAGGAAATTTTTAGTCGTGAACAGTTCAAAGCTGCCATGAATCTACCAG GAGTTTCGGTTATCCATTTCTCGACAGCCTCTGATCATCAATGCAAGCAGATATCTCCATTTGTGGACTCGCTATGTACACGTTACCCATCTATACACTTCATGAAG GTGGATATCGATAAATGTTCTTCGATAGGTAATGCAGAGAATGTGAGGGTTGTACCGACAGTGAAGATATACAAGAACGGTAGTCGAGTGAAGGAGATTGTGTGTCCAAGCAGAGAAGTGTTGGAGTACTCAGTGAGACACTATAGcagttaa